From Canis lupus baileyi chromosome 16, mCanLup2.hap1, whole genome shotgun sequence:
ctacatgttaactaaaaaataaaatacatttgaaaaaggaAACAGTAGAGTATCTTTGGTAAAGTTGGGATTTCTAAGAGAAATTTTTCAGAGCTTCATGTCAATGGCATAATTTCACTGgtcataaaattattaaatacaacttcattaaataaaatcaagaaacttGGGCCTGATTAATCATTTCTAAACTATGTATACTAACAAATCatggaaacattattttaagGAATATTAGCCCACATACAAGGAAATTCTACTACTCCCAAGTGAACTTGAGGTGTGTTCCCTTACAGTTTAAAACAAGTACCTTCGTGCTTAGATTTAGAATCCAACTGcaatttgccttaaaaaaagaaaaaattcactaGTCCTACAAAGAACTAATAATGGATTACGGCATGTTCTTAAGTCTATTTTTGCTGTTATCCTAATTCCTTAAGACTATTATATGGTTATGACTTTACATGTACCTCATTTATCTAGAGTCAAAATCAGAATCTAGAAATATTGTGGGATCCTCTGTCACTAGAACCAAGAATATTTAAGAGAGGAACATTATTTCTCTAGATGTACCACCGAGACTTACACATACTGTATGAGATAAGGCAGCATCCCATTAGCTTTATCATGTCTCCCACACATTGGAACTGATAGTAGAAGTTCAGAAAGAATAACATGTGTAGGCCGACCAAAATGAAGACCAAaagatggggtgtgtgtgtgggggggggggggggagatgcaATATAACAGATGCTGCATTTCTGTAGTAAAACTTGCCTAACAGAATGATATAAGGCTTACATTGCAAGGTGTGGTTCTAATTACAGTAGATTTTGCCTTTTGAGATCATGCCTGGGTAGCTTTTCACTACTGCTTCTGCCATGGACAGAGGTTAAGTGCTttttgagggctgatttgtgctTGAAATCCATGTCACAACAATGGCATTTGTATGGGCGATCTCCACTGTGTATGTTCAAGTGGTCCTGAAGCGTGCTCTTAGCAGTAAATGTTTTCAAGCACACGGTACACTGAAAGGGCCGTATGCCCATGTGCCCTCGAATATGCcggttgagatttttcttctgtgtAAATGTTTTCCCACACTGTAAGCACAGGAAAAGCTTATGCATCTTGAGGTGGCGCAGATAGTTTTCAACATGAAGAAATCCTCGAGGACACCTGGGACACTGGTGCCTCAGTGAATAAGCATCATCCAGGTTCTGCATCTCATTCACTGTCCCATGACTTCCTTCAGTATTCTCACCAAATAAGCTCTGATCTTGATTTCCAGGAACTTCTGCCACTCTGCTCTCAACAGTAGAATTGATCAGGGAGTGCTGTGTTTCGGAGAAATACATGCTTGCTTTTGAAGAGGTACAAGGCTGTGAAAACTGCCCATTTTCTACACCAGCGGTACTGATAGACTCCACATGGAGGATACAAATTTCATTATCTTTAAAACCAATATCTACTGAAGACAGCTCTGGTGACTTCATCTCCTTTCTCTCCGATGTCAACTCTACTGTAGACTGCAAGAcattgctttcttcttcttttacgTGAAAATCGATATTTATAGGACTATCTTCTGAAATTTCGATGATCTCACAGTCTTTATCcgaattttcttcttcattcttaaCATCTGGATCAGAGGATTGACACAGGTCGGTATGCTGATTGTTATTTTTCATAGAAAGATCAATTTCCAGATACTTCGACAAAGCTTCTGTGCACTTTTCCACAATGTGAACCATCTGCAGGTAACTAGCAGCAGTCAAATATTTCAAAAGCTCTTT
This genomic window contains:
- the ZBTB6 gene encoding zinc finger and BTB domain-containing protein 6 isoform X3, translating into MAAESDVLHFQFEQQGDVVLQKMNLLRQQNLFCDVSIYINDTEFQGHKVILAACSTFMRDQFLLTQSKHVRITILQSAEVGRKLLLSCYTGALEVKRKELLKYLTAASYLQMVHIVEKCTEALSKYLEIDLSMKNNNQHTDLCQSSDPDVKNEEENSDKDCEIIEISEDSPINIDFHVKEEESNVLQSTVELTSERKEMKSPELSSVDIGFKDNEICILHVESISTAGVENGQFSQPCTSSKASMYFSETQHSLINSTVESRVAEVPGNQDQSLFGENTEGSHGTVNEMQNLDDAYSLRHQCPRCPRGFLHVENYLRHLKMHKLFLCLQCGKTFTQKKNLNRHIRGHMGIRPFQCTVCLKTFTAKSTLQDHLNIHSGDRPYKCHCCDMDFKHKSALKKHLTSVHGRSSSEKLPRHDLKRQNLL
- the ZBTB6 gene encoding zinc finger and BTB domain-containing protein 6 isoform X1, whose product is MSFRDAQPTLARRAAADTGCVSSQAKSTFRPGPQLPRKAGLRLPESIVTMAAESDVLHFQFEQQGDVVLQKMNLLRQQNLFCDVSIYINDTEFQGHKVILAACSTFMRDQFLLTQSKHVRITILQSAEVGRKLLLSCYTGALEVKRKELLKYLTAASYLQMVHIVEKCTEALSKYLEIDLSMKNNNQHTDLCQSSDPDVKNEEENSDKDCEIIEISEDSPINIDFHVKEEESNVLQSTVELTSERKEMKSPELSSVDIGFKDNEICILHVESISTAGVENGQFSQPCTSSKASMYFSETQHSLINSTVESRVAEVPGNQDQSLFGENTEGSHGTVNEMQNLDDAYSLRHQCPRCPRGFLHVENYLRHLKMHKLFLCLQCGKTFTQKKNLNRHIRGHMGIRPFQCTVCLKTFTAKSTLQDHLNIHSGDRPYKCHCCDMDFKHKSALKKHLTSVHGRSSSEKLPRHDLKRQNLL
- the ZBTB6 gene encoding zinc finger and BTB domain-containing protein 6 isoform X2; translated protein: MIVTMAAESDVLHFQFEQQGDVVLQKMNLLRQQNLFCDVSIYINDTEFQGHKVILAACSTFMRDQFLLTQSKHVRITILQSAEVGRKLLLSCYTGALEVKRKELLKYLTAASYLQMVHIVEKCTEALSKYLEIDLSMKNNNQHTDLCQSSDPDVKNEEENSDKDCEIIEISEDSPINIDFHVKEEESNVLQSTVELTSERKEMKSPELSSVDIGFKDNEICILHVESISTAGVENGQFSQPCTSSKASMYFSETQHSLINSTVESRVAEVPGNQDQSLFGENTEGSHGTVNEMQNLDDAYSLRHQCPRCPRGFLHVENYLRHLKMHKLFLCLQCGKTFTQKKNLNRHIRGHMGIRPFQCTVCLKTFTAKSTLQDHLNIHSGDRPYKCHCCDMDFKHKSALKKHLTSVHGRSSSEKLPRHDLKRQNLL